In Gouania willdenowi chromosome 15, fGouWil2.1, whole genome shotgun sequence, one DNA window encodes the following:
- the LOC114476755 gene encoding zinc finger protein 883 isoform X1 — protein sequence MAESETECDTPGLDTLGSECVIAHSHVDLHYGAETEIMTEEKRGLELEIHGSGLKIQGLGTDLGGVACVDAIVAETDHDYIKVEPSDMHCFTAAEIKTTGGETLLGEVLLKTESEHVVKVESDHGGELTVESENGVIIHEAHGLQCNECGEIFGSIADLHQHFEIHKDLNPYICVHCGESFAVEASLKQHMKIHMKEKPYGVEIMGKDVMDAFSLKSHQMIHLPDKPHRCSECGKSFAAAITLREHMKMHSEDKPYKCTQCRKCFVRRRHLKKHQEVHAREKPYTCGQCGKGFATTSNLKQHQKTHATVVLTDKPHRCAQCGKCFAAAATLREHQRIHSGEKPYKCNMCRKSFVRKRHLKKHQQVHAGGKPYTCRHCNKGFNHSSSLSRHHKTHLQNPVFSPPQPGKPLTYGSPSKQRVHQPGDKPYMCHHCDKGFNHSSSLSRHQRVHSEGKTYDCGHCGKRFNHSSSLARHLRVHLDKQQIEPPQPELPPEPQQYSPIQAPKGFPNNAFPKQHILSVEKPYRCSQCGKGFNHSSSLSRHHRIHVDHLSQ from the exons ATGGCCGAGTCAGAGACTGAGTGCGACACGCCAGGGCTTGACACACTTGGGTCGGAGTGTGTCATAGCCCATAGCCATGTCGACCTACACTATGGAGCAGAGACGGAGATCATGACGGAAGAGAAACGAGGGTTAGAGCTGGAGATTCATGGCTCAGGTTTAAAGATCCAGGGACTGGGGACAGATCTTGGAGGTGTAGCCTGTGTGGATGCAATTGTAGCTGAAACGGACCACGACTATATCAAAGTGGAGCCATCGGACATGCACTGCTTCACTGCAGCAGAAATCAAGACAACGGGTGGGGAGACTCTGCTGGGCGAGGTTTTACTGAAGACAGAAAGTGAGCATGTGGTGAAAGTGGAGTCAGATCACGGGGGAGAGCTGACGGTGGAGTCAGAAAATGGCGTCATCATACACGAAGCCCACGGTCTGCAGTGCAACGAGTGTGGGGAAATCTTCGGCAGCATAGCTGATCTTCACCAACACTTTGAGATTCACAAGGACCTCAACCCTTACATCTGTGTCCACTGTGGGGAGAGCTTTGCAGTGGAGGCCAGCCTCAAACAACACATGAAGATTCACATGAAAGAAAAGCCCTATGGCGTTGAGATCATGGGCAAAGATGTTATGGATGCCTTCAGTCTAAAATCTCATCAGATGATTCATTTACCAGACAAGCCGCATCGATGCTCAGAATGTGGAAAGAGCTTTGCCGCAGCCATAACCCTAAGAGAACACATGAAGATGCATTCAGAGGACAAGCCCTATAAATGCACTCAGTGTAGAAAGTGCTTTGTTCGCAGGAGGCATCTGAAAAAGCACCAGGAGGTCCACGCACGAGAGAAGCCGTACACCTGCGGCCAGTGCGGTAAAGGCTTCGCAACAACTTCCAACCTGAAGCAGCACCAGAAGACGCACGCCACAGTCGTGCTCACCGACAAACCTCACCGGTGTGCCCAGTGCGGCAAGTGTTTTGCGGCTGCCGCCACGCTTAGAGAGCACCAGAGGATCCACTCGGGCGAGAAACCGTACAAATGCAACATGTGCAGAAAGAGCTTTGTGCGTAAACGCCATTTGAAGAAGCACCAGCAGGTTCACGCTGGTGGGAAGCCCTACACCTGCAGGCATTGCAACAAGGGCTTTAACCACTCGTCGTCTCTTTCTCGCCACCACAAGACCCACCTTCAGAATCCAGTTTTTTCACCACCTCAGCCTGGGAAACCTTTGACTTATGGCTCACCTTCAAAGCAACGGGTGCACCAACCAGGAGACAAGCCCTACATGTGCCACCACTGCGACAAGGGCTTCAATCATTCCTCGTCCCTGTCGCGGCACCAAAGAGTGCACTCAGAAGGTAAAACCTACGACTGCGGCCACTGTGGCAAGAGATTCAATCACTCCTCCTCACTCGCCAGGCATCTGAGAGTTCACCTGGACAAGCAGCAGATCGAGCCGCCTCAGCCAGAGTTACCGCCGGAGCCGCAGCAGTACAGCCCCATCCAAGCACCGAAGGGATTCCCAAACAACGCCTTCCCAAAGCAACACATCCTATCGGTCGAGAAACCATACAGGTGCTCCCAGTGTGGAAAAGGATTTAATCACTCATCGTCCCTTTCCAGACACCACAGGATTCATGTTGATCA CCTGAGCCAATGA
- the ftr14l gene encoding tripartite motif-containing protein 16: MAPTLDHRRTTAKAKHGQQGAATAPCRPTFLSFTETMSHHGTLDLDRQSVTDRSRRSTSRSQSRAAETKVGEVLCDFCTTRKQKAEKSCLVCLASYCETHIQSHYDYPALMKHKLVNATGQMREKVCAQHDKLLEAYCRTDETSVCVLCMMDEHKHHDIVPAGTERTEKQKQLGVTLHKSQNKIDQRVKKWQDLHQSVDAVKHSAQTVFEENERIFSELLLSIERKYNDVKEMIRSHEKATITRAELVLDRLEEEVTLLRKKHNDLEKLSHTDDHIHFLQSWQSLSGPSGYEDLERISVVPNYSFDATKRAIAGMRLQIEEVSKTELSKISGAVKEVFVTQEGEATPKRESTLSQEPIRIREEPRIREEPRTREDFMKYACNLILDVNTVHPNLHLSDGNKTATMKSEPKNYPNQPDRFEHWQQVLCTDSVNGTRCYWEVDWRGTEVDVAVTYRGIRRKGNANECSLGWNNKSWSLYCSESKFSFVHNNKSTDIQAPISSRIGVYLDHAAGTLAFYSVSPSMNLLHKIQTIFTEPVYPAFSVWGFGTTIRL, from the exons ATGGCGCCAACGTTGGACCACCGACGCACTACAGCGAAAGCAAAGCACGGCCAGCAGGGAGCCGCTACTGCCCCCTGCAG ACCGACTTTTCTATCTTTTACGGAGACAATGTCCCACCACGGCACTTTGGATTTAGACAGACAAAGCGTCACTGACAGATCTCGTCGCTCCACTAGTCGCAGTCAGTCCAGGGCAGCAGAGACAAAAGTGGGGGAAGTCTTGTGTGATTTTTGCACTACAAGGAAACAAAAGGCTGAGAAGTCTTGCCTTGTGTGTCTGGCATCTTACTGCGAGACTCACATTCAGTCCCACTATGACTACCCGGCTCTGATGAAGCACAAATTGGTCAATGCTACTGGTCAGATGAGAGAGAAGGTCTGCGCTCAACACGATAAGCTCTTGGAAGCTTATTGTCGCACCGATGAgacttctgtgtgtgttctaTGCATGATGGATGAACACAAACACCATGATATTGTGCCTGCTGGGACTGAGAGGACTGAGAAACAG AAACAATTAGGTGTCACACTACACAAATCTCAAAACAAGATTGATCAGAGAGTTAAAAAGTGGCAAGATCTTCATCAATCAGTTGATGCTGTTAAA CACTCGGCTCAAACCGTCTTTGAGGAGAATGAGCGAATCTTCAGTGAGCTTCTGCTTTCTATAGAGAGGAAGTACAATGACGTCAAAGAAATGATCCGCTCTCATGAAAAGGCCACCATCACCCGGGCCGAGTTAGTGCTAGACCGCCTAGAAGAGGAGGTCACTTTGCTGAGGAAGAAGCACAATGACCTGGAGAAGCTCTCACACACAGATGACCACATACACTTTTTGCAG AGTTGGCAGTCCCTGTCGGGTCCTTCAGGCTATGAGGACCTCGAAAGAATCAGCGTAGTTCCCAACTACTCCTTTGATGCTACCAAGAGAGCTATCGCTGGGATGAGATTACAAATTGAGGAAGTCAGCAAAACTGAATTGAGCAAAATCTCAGGAGCAG TGAAGGAAGTGTTTGTCACTCAAGAAGGTGAGGCAACTCCAAAGAGAGAAAGTACTCTGAGCCAAGAACCAATTAGGATCAGAGAAGAACCCAGGATCAGAGAAGAACCAAGGACCAGAGAAGATTTTATGAAAT ATGCATGTAATCTGATCCTGGATGTAAACACTGTCCACCCCAACCTTCATCTCTCTGATGGGAACAAAACAGCCACAATGAAGAGTGAGCCGAAGAACTACCCAAACCAACCAGACCGCTTTGAGCACTGGCAACAG GTTTTGTGCACTGACAGTGTGAATGGGACTCGATGCTACTGGGAGGTGGACTGGAGGGGGACAGAGGTGGATGTGGCTGTCACCTACAGGGGAATCCGCCGTAAAGGAAATGCCAACGAATGCAGTCTGGGCTGGAATAACAAATCCTGGAGTTTGTATTGCTCTGAGTCCAAATTCTCCTTTGTTcacaacaataaaagcacagaCATCCAAGCTCCCATCTCATCTCGTATTGGGGTCTATCTGGATCATGCAGCAGGAACACTTGCATTTTACAGTGTGTCCCCTAGTATGAATCTCCTGCATAAAATCCAGACCATTTTTACAGAGCCTGTTTACCCTGCTTTCAGTGTGTGGGGCTTTGGTACCACCATCAGACTGTAG
- the stox1 gene encoding storkhead-box protein 1, with translation MSLQQRLVQLSAASLAVVLGPDGGKPSSSITVSGREVFTDFKAQNLHSFWNKRLVKAIAEVFFQGWMENMVLFIQGNANNLEVVREAWMRRALRSPKGFTIKAVGDLSPVQMSPVPQSQFIPLAEVLCSVISDMNSSEITVNQEALINYMSKAHPGITIPTQDILYSALGTLIKERKIYHTGEGYFIVTPQTYFITNKMVGEKNWWTSGSADDPPSPPPITYLLSNEVCVETAPSPPVAHCRSCSCFSLLQTSTNISTTATTTVPPSTVPDQHSISMSISECPGKSLRWPRPLDSKPTIQHQSTSTAADCQTSQISKTTISTNANVRKDKDKPGRKFGLSLFRRNGGKKEKPKKEYASFSGQFPPEEWPVRDEDDLNNLPRDLEHAIIKRINPELTVDNLTRHTVLMKKLEERRERGMERVIDRGLDKDEKGVDKGMSTELLMTKSRHHHSSKAGGGKRSTQKASRSRRKAHSSKEKQREREKERVKTKTPTCADYYPEGEDLIPTRLREEIPVDEPDQAKEGVTIEGKYLYKKRIENPFQTPPVKDAESVTLGNRERQRREVKEGRLERKARPSHRSKSWDPHRAKVMAAEDESGGKFSTYGHGHDSGNGRDFINHSKIQLNLKVNRELSLDYSSAYPQSSTLRIEDKVRYQREGNSHDSWERESVFQDVQECHNVHDHHQVEAVDVPNSQLYSNTHAMIPTQIYEPVPTQSYDSNLPWPKTSLQRKHSLTNSNPHREDALRSDELQQEISSISISNCEKKNKSQGVTQSSTFSVRDTDGLVEDDCKFYQRLASQEEDDTCSSLCLNDNEVSDPAQEFQRAVPDYHSHQFDYQDHESGLQCQGPHRHYYKSNFNQTQVALIQDSTSSILKDSISSMSHKNSSLITLRSGDSRWGTHHYHPRTSSPSTQHDFSPARGTSIPVEPQHEDNLDLDASEAREVADSSIFDYCQTSEADSDTETLRKSADEGDGESAHWAAEAEDVHDKEHATQTRKAITMPHSATEPKPGESVEMLENQSITGDSGIDSPRTRGSLASSNTVILEGLKRRGFLQNLEKLHSKSSTIRPQSSLLQLTPVMNV, from the exons GTGACCTGTCTCCAGTGCAGATGTCACCCGTCCCTCAGTCCCAGTTCATCCCATTGGCTGAAGTGTTGTGCTCCGTCATCTCAGACATGAACTCCTCTGAAATCACAGTCAACCAGGAAGCCCTTATTAACTACATGAGCAAAGCCCATCCAG GGATAACCATCCCCACACAGGACATCCTCTACAGTGCTCTCGGCACTTTGATTAAGGAACGCAAGATTTACCATACAGGCGAGGGTTATTTCATCGTCACACCGCAAACTTATTTTATCACCAACAAAATGGTTGGTGAGAAGAACTGGTGGACCTCTGGATCAGCTGATGATCCACCTTCACCTCCTCCCATTACCTACTTACTCAGCAACGAAGTCTGTGTTGAGACAGCTCCGTCACCTCCTGTAGCCCACTGCAGGTCCTGCAGCTGTTTTAGTCTTCTCCAAACGTCCACCAACATCTCCACTACTGCAACCACAACAGTCCCACCATCCACTGTCCCAGACCAGCACTCAATCTCCATGTCCATAAGTGAATGTCCAGGCAAGAGCCTAAGGTGGCCTCGACCGTTAGATTCTAAACCCACCATTCAGCATCAGTCTACCTCCACAGCTGCTGACTGTCAGACAAGTCAGATTAGCAAAACAACAATTTCTACGAACGCCAATGTCCGCAAAGACAAGGATAAACCAGGGAGGAAGTTTGGTCTTAGTTTATTCAGAAGGAATGGAGGCAAAAAGGAGAAACCAAAGAAAGAGTATGCATCATTCTCTGGTCAGTTTCCCCCTGAGGAATGGCCCGTAAGAGACGAGGATGACCTGAACAACCTACCTCGAGACCTGGAGCATGCTATCATCAAACGCATCAACCCAGAGTTAACTGTCGACAACCTGACACGGCACACCGTCCTAATGAAGAAGTTAGAGGAGAGAAGGGAGCGAGGCATGGAGAGAGTGATAGACAGGGGTCTGGATAAAGATGAGAAGGGAGTTGACAAAGGGATGTCTACTGAGCTACTCATGACTAAATCCAGGCATCATCACTCCTCCAAGGCAGGGGGAGGGAAAAGGTCTACTCAGAAGGCCTCTCGCAGCAGGAGAAAAGCCCACTCATCCAAAGAGAAGCAgagggaaagagagaaagaaagggtTAAAACTAAAACTCCCACATGTGCTGACTATTATCCAGAGGGTGAGGATTTGATTCCCACCAGGCTCCGAGAGGAAATCCCTGTTGATGAACCCGATCAAGCCAAAGAAGGTGTAACTATTGAAGGTAAATATCTTTATAAAAAACGCATTGAAAACCCTTTCCAGACACCCCCAGTCAAAGATGCTGAGAGTGTAACGCTTGGCAATAGAGAGCGACAAAGACGAGAGGTGAAAGAGGGAAGGCTGGAAAGGAAAGCACGACCGAGTCACAGATCCAAATCCTGGGATCCTCATCGAGCCAAAGTAATGGCAGCAGAGGACGAGAGTGGAGGGAAGTTTTCCACATATGGGCATGGTCACGACAGTGGAAATGGAAGGGATTTCATTAATCATAGTAAGATTCAACTAAATTTAAAAGTCAACAGAGAACTATCATTGGACTACAGCTCAGCTTATCCACAGAGCAGCACGCTCAGAATTGAAGACAAAGTGAGATATCAGAGGGAGGGAAACTCTCATGACAGCTGGGAGAGAGAAAGTGTTTTCCAAGATGTACAGGAATGCCACAATGTACACGATCATCATCAGGTTGAAGCTGTTGATGTCCCAAACAGTCAACTGTACTCAAATACACATGCAATGATACCTACTCAAATCTATGAGCCTGTTCCAACCCAGTCATATGATTCAAATCTGCCTTGGCCCAAAACCTCTTTACAACGGAAACACTCGCTGACAAACTCAAACCCACACAGGGAAGATGCCCTGAGGTCTGATGAGCTCCAACAGGAGATAAGTTCAATTTCCATCAGTAACTgtgagaaaaagaacaaaagccAGGGAGTGACACAAAGCAGCACCTTCTCAGTACGAGATACTGATGGCCTGGTGGAAGATGATTGCAAGTTCTATCAGAGACTAGCTTCACAGGAAGAGGATGACACCTGCAGCTCACTTTGTCTAAACGACAATGAGGTTTCTGATCCTGCACAAGAGTTTCAAAGAGCTGTGCCTGATTACCATAGCCACCAGTTTGATTACCAAGACCATGAATCTGGCTTACAATGTCAGGGGCCACACCGACACTATTACAAATCCAACTTTAACCAAACTCAAGTCGCTTTGATTCAAGATTCTACAAGCAGCATTTTGAAAGATTCAATTTCCTCAATGAGCCATAAAAATAGTTCCCTTATTACTCTAAGATCAGGAGACTCTAGATGGGGAACACATCATTACCATCCAAGGACCAGCTCACCAAGTACCCAACACGACTTCAGTCCAGCACGAGGCACATCCATTCCTGTTGAACCGCAGCATGAGGATAACCTTGATCTAGATGCTTCTGAAGCACGTGAAGTGGCAGACAGTAGCATCTTTGACTATTGTCAGACCAGCGAGGCGGATTCAGACACAGAGACTCTCAGGAAGTCAGCCGACGAGGGGGATGGCGAGTCAGCTCACTGGGCAGCCGAAGCTGAGGATGTACACGATAAAGAACATGCTACTCAGACGCGTAAAGCCATTACGATGCCTCATAGTGCAACAGAGCCGAAGCCTGGGGAATCAGTGGAGATGCTTGAGAACCAGAGCATCACAGGAGACAGTGGGATTGACTCCCCTCG GACCCGTGGGAGTCTGGCCTCCAGCAATACTGTCATTCTTGAGGGTCTGAAGAGAAGAGGATTTCTACAAAACTTGGAGAAGCTGCATTCGAAAAGCAGCACAATACGACCACAGAGCTCACTGCTGCAACTAACTCCGGTCATGAATGTATAG
- the LOC114476755 gene encoding zinc finger protein 501 isoform X2 — protein sequence MAESETECDTPGLDTLGSECVIAHSHVDLHYGAETEIMTEEKRGLELEIHGSGLKIQGLGTDLGGVACVDAIVAETDHDYIKVEPSDMHCFTAAEIKTTGGETLLGEVLLKTESEHVVKVESDHGGELTVESENGVIIHEAHGLQCNECGEIFGSIADLHQHFEIHKDLNPYICVHCGESFAVEASLKQHMKIHMKEKPYGVEIMGKDVMDAFSLKSHQMIHLPDKPHRCSECGKSFAAAITLREHMKMHSEDKPYKCTQCRKCFVRRRHLKKHQEVHAREKPYTCGQCGKGFATTSNLKQHQKTHATVVLTDKPHRCAQCGKCFAAAATLREHQRIHSGEKPYKCNMCRKSFVRKRHLKKHQQVHAGGKPYTCRHCNKGFNHSSSLSRHHKTHLQNPVFSPPQPGKPLTYGSPSKQRVHQPGDKPYMCHHCDKGFNHSSSLSRHQRVHSEGKTYDCGHCGKRFNHSSSLARHLRVHLDKQQIEPPQPELPPEPQQYSPIQAPKGFPNNAFPKQHILSVEKPYSLSQ from the exons ATGGCCGAGTCAGAGACTGAGTGCGACACGCCAGGGCTTGACACACTTGGGTCGGAGTGTGTCATAGCCCATAGCCATGTCGACCTACACTATGGAGCAGAGACGGAGATCATGACGGAAGAGAAACGAGGGTTAGAGCTGGAGATTCATGGCTCAGGTTTAAAGATCCAGGGACTGGGGACAGATCTTGGAGGTGTAGCCTGTGTGGATGCAATTGTAGCTGAAACGGACCACGACTATATCAAAGTGGAGCCATCGGACATGCACTGCTTCACTGCAGCAGAAATCAAGACAACGGGTGGGGAGACTCTGCTGGGCGAGGTTTTACTGAAGACAGAAAGTGAGCATGTGGTGAAAGTGGAGTCAGATCACGGGGGAGAGCTGACGGTGGAGTCAGAAAATGGCGTCATCATACACGAAGCCCACGGTCTGCAGTGCAACGAGTGTGGGGAAATCTTCGGCAGCATAGCTGATCTTCACCAACACTTTGAGATTCACAAGGACCTCAACCCTTACATCTGTGTCCACTGTGGGGAGAGCTTTGCAGTGGAGGCCAGCCTCAAACAACACATGAAGATTCACATGAAAGAAAAGCCCTATGGCGTTGAGATCATGGGCAAAGATGTTATGGATGCCTTCAGTCTAAAATCTCATCAGATGATTCATTTACCAGACAAGCCGCATCGATGCTCAGAATGTGGAAAGAGCTTTGCCGCAGCCATAACCCTAAGAGAACACATGAAGATGCATTCAGAGGACAAGCCCTATAAATGCACTCAGTGTAGAAAGTGCTTTGTTCGCAGGAGGCATCTGAAAAAGCACCAGGAGGTCCACGCACGAGAGAAGCCGTACACCTGCGGCCAGTGCGGTAAAGGCTTCGCAACAACTTCCAACCTGAAGCAGCACCAGAAGACGCACGCCACAGTCGTGCTCACCGACAAACCTCACCGGTGTGCCCAGTGCGGCAAGTGTTTTGCGGCTGCCGCCACGCTTAGAGAGCACCAGAGGATCCACTCGGGCGAGAAACCGTACAAATGCAACATGTGCAGAAAGAGCTTTGTGCGTAAACGCCATTTGAAGAAGCACCAGCAGGTTCACGCTGGTGGGAAGCCCTACACCTGCAGGCATTGCAACAAGGGCTTTAACCACTCGTCGTCTCTTTCTCGCCACCACAAGACCCACCTTCAGAATCCAGTTTTTTCACCACCTCAGCCTGGGAAACCTTTGACTTATGGCTCACCTTCAAAGCAACGGGTGCACCAACCAGGAGACAAGCCCTACATGTGCCACCACTGCGACAAGGGCTTCAATCATTCCTCGTCCCTGTCGCGGCACCAAAGAGTGCACTCAGAAGGTAAAACCTACGACTGCGGCCACTGTGGCAAGAGATTCAATCACTCCTCCTCACTCGCCAGGCATCTGAGAGTTCACCTGGACAAGCAGCAGATCGAGCCGCCTCAGCCAGAGTTACCGCCGGAGCCGCAGCAGTACAGCCCCATCCAAGCACCGAAGGGATTCCCAAACAACGCCTTCCCAAAGCAACACATCCTATCGGTCGAGAAACCATACAG CCTGAGCCAATGA